In the Leifsonia sp. 466MF genome, one interval contains:
- a CDS encoding arginase family protein: MSRSRHWGVVGVPSSAGGHTPGMDLAPAAIRDAGLIGLLEQQGHDLRDYGDVPGFRRRPDPANPDRQNIGEVHRVAVETAGAVAAVIGAGRTPLVIGGDCTVTLGVVAGFRRAGAPTALLYVDGGPDLYTPGRIAYGNVDAMGVAHLLALPGSDPILTTLQGEPPLLRPDEVVLYGDALPEDGDDLERTLVEQLGLVRVPATRIHVDAVEAARAALAAAETAGERFVVHFDVDVLGHLHLPLANMPNPDAAPWGLSVAEVVASLRVFSDSDRFAGIVLTEVNPNNAPDDGALREYVELVASGLSG; the protein is encoded by the coding sequence GTGAGCAGGTCACGACACTGGGGAGTCGTCGGTGTGCCGTCGAGTGCCGGCGGTCACACGCCCGGCATGGACCTGGCGCCGGCTGCGATCCGTGACGCGGGCCTCATCGGGCTGCTCGAGCAGCAGGGACACGACCTCCGCGACTACGGGGATGTGCCCGGCTTCCGGCGGCGACCCGATCCGGCGAATCCCGATCGGCAGAACATCGGCGAGGTGCATCGGGTCGCCGTGGAGACGGCGGGCGCGGTGGCTGCTGTGATCGGCGCCGGGCGGACGCCGCTGGTGATCGGCGGCGACTGCACCGTGACCCTCGGCGTTGTGGCGGGCTTTCGACGGGCGGGTGCGCCGACGGCGCTGCTGTACGTGGACGGCGGTCCCGACCTGTACACGCCCGGTCGCATCGCCTACGGCAACGTCGATGCGATGGGGGTGGCGCATCTGCTGGCTCTTCCGGGCAGCGACCCGATCCTGACGACGCTGCAGGGGGAGCCTCCGCTGCTGCGCCCGGACGAGGTGGTCCTCTACGGCGATGCGCTCCCGGAGGACGGCGACGACCTCGAGCGGACCCTGGTGGAGCAGCTCGGACTCGTCCGTGTTCCGGCGACGCGCATCCACGTGGATGCCGTGGAGGCCGCGCGCGCGGCGCTCGCAGCGGCGGAGACGGCGGGGGAGCGCTTCGTCGTCCACTTCGATGTCGACGTGCTCGGCCACCTGCACCTGCCGCTGGCGAACATGCCCAACCCCGACGCCGCTCCCTGGGGACTGAGCGTCGCGGAGGTCGTGGCCAGCCTGCGCGTGTTCTCGGACAGCGACAGGTTCGCCGGCATCGTGCTGACCGAGGTCAACCCGAACAACGCGCCGGACGACGGGGCGTTGCGGGAGTATGTGGAGCTGGTCGCGAGCGGGTTGAGCGGCTGA
- a CDS encoding ABC transporter substrate-binding protein, whose protein sequence is MRSRPTRSLGAAAVVLTGALALSACASGSDAAAGGGTKVDGGTIVYAHQQEPACVFGGWIEQAYLSYQVLDNLTSLDEDHKVVPWLATSWKQSDDGLTWTFDLKKDVKFTDGTPLTAAAVAYNFDYWLKGGNSTALVWLDGYYKDAKAIDDTTLQIDLSRPYPRLADNLSQGYFGIQSQHALETRSKEQNCEAPIGSGAFIVDKWNRGQDIILKKNKDYTSPPANAKHTGAAYVDEIDWKFVADPTTRVAALQGGQVDAIYDVPAVQWSTLKSGGYQLEKYVTPGRPQQISFNTQQGPFTDEKVRQAFAYSLDRKQIVDTIGRGVIPFEGNGGVSQATPGYSEKAADWYSQDLKKADALLDAAGWTRQGSTGVREKDGTKLTVSLPYGAGSIINADGAAILQGVKEQAAKVGFDVKLVPVPQSEFFSGKYAGPDTHDLAAGYWTAVTAGILYINWRPSTPDHPNYSNAAFYNDPTLEQYILDGNSAPTVEAQNAAYEKAQDYIAEHALSIGVYDRLSTLAVAPKLRGVWQENAQGGPTFYDAYFVK, encoded by the coding sequence ATGCGTTCCCGTCCCACCCGTTCCCTCGGCGCCGCAGCCGTCGTCCTGACCGGCGCGCTGGCGCTGTCCGCCTGCGCCTCCGGCTCCGACGCCGCAGCAGGCGGAGGCACCAAGGTCGACGGCGGCACCATCGTGTACGCCCACCAGCAGGAACCGGCCTGCGTGTTCGGCGGCTGGATCGAGCAGGCCTATCTCTCGTACCAGGTGCTCGACAACCTGACGTCGCTGGATGAGGACCACAAGGTGGTCCCGTGGCTCGCGACCTCCTGGAAGCAGTCCGACGACGGACTGACCTGGACCTTCGACCTGAAGAAGGACGTGAAGTTCACCGACGGGACGCCGCTCACCGCCGCGGCCGTCGCCTACAACTTCGACTACTGGCTGAAGGGCGGCAACAGCACGGCGCTGGTCTGGCTCGACGGCTACTACAAGGATGCGAAGGCCATCGACGACACCACCCTCCAGATCGACCTCTCCCGGCCGTACCCGCGCCTGGCCGACAACCTGTCGCAGGGCTACTTCGGCATCCAGTCGCAGCACGCGCTCGAGACCCGCAGCAAGGAGCAGAACTGCGAGGCGCCGATCGGCTCCGGCGCGTTCATCGTCGACAAATGGAACCGCGGTCAGGACATCATCCTGAAGAAGAACAAGGACTACACGTCGCCCCCGGCCAACGCGAAGCACACCGGCGCGGCCTACGTCGACGAGATCGACTGGAAGTTCGTGGCCGACCCGACCACCCGCGTCGCCGCGCTCCAGGGCGGCCAGGTCGACGCCATCTACGACGTCCCCGCCGTCCAGTGGAGCACGCTGAAGTCCGGTGGCTACCAGCTGGAGAAGTACGTGACGCCGGGCCGTCCGCAGCAGATCTCGTTCAACACGCAGCAGGGTCCGTTCACCGACGAGAAGGTCCGTCAGGCGTTCGCCTACAGCCTCGACCGCAAGCAGATCGTGGACACCATCGGCCGGGGAGTCATCCCGTTCGAGGGCAACGGCGGTGTCAGCCAGGCGACCCCCGGCTACAGCGAGAAGGCGGCCGACTGGTACAGCCAGGACCTGAAGAAGGCGGATGCGCTGCTCGACGCGGCCGGGTGGACGCGCCAGGGCAGCACCGGCGTCCGCGAGAAGGACGGCACGAAGCTGACCGTCTCGCTGCCCTACGGCGCAGGCTCGATCATCAACGCGGACGGAGCGGCCATCCTGCAGGGCGTGAAGGAGCAGGCTGCGAAGGTCGGCTTCGACGTGAAGCTCGTGCCGGTCCCGCAGAGCGAGTTCTTCTCGGGCAAGTACGCCGGGCCGGACACCCACGACCTGGCCGCCGGCTACTGGACGGCCGTCACCGCGGGCATCCTCTACATCAACTGGCGTCCGTCGACCCCGGACCACCCCAACTACTCCAACGCCGCGTTCTACAACGACCCGACGCTCGAGCAGTACATCCTCGACGGCAACTCCGCCCCGACCGTGGAGGCGCAGAACGCCGCCTACGAGAAGGCGCAGGACTACATCGCCGAGCACGCGCTGTCGATCGGCGTCTACGACCGGCTGAGCACGCTCGCGGTCGCGCCGAAGCTGCGCGGGGTGTGGCAGGAGAACGCACAGGGAGGACCGACGTTCTATGACGCCTACTTCGTCAAGTGA
- a CDS encoding ABC transporter permease: MTALGTPPSPAAAPVRPTLATRLGRVPWGLVLAVAFAVLLLVAVIAPQALTTHLPTAIDYQVALQPPSLAHPFGTDESGRDLYTRVIWGARDSLTIGLGAAAVSVGLALVLGTLAALGVKPVAVVIDRFVEILFAFPALLLALLLIAIAGPSAATQVFAVGIGTAPGYARMIRGQILGARNSGYVEAATALGHSRWRILRAHILPNALRPLVAVFALSIGQSIVWASSLSFLGLGVAPPASEWGALLDAGRQYLTTAWWLVVIPGLVIVAVALAATTIGRHIQARLEKGERS, translated from the coding sequence ATGACCGCGCTCGGAACGCCTCCGTCCCCCGCCGCCGCGCCGGTCCGCCCGACGCTCGCCACCCGTCTCGGTCGCGTGCCGTGGGGCCTGGTGCTCGCGGTCGCCTTCGCCGTGCTCCTGCTGGTCGCCGTGATCGCGCCGCAGGCGCTGACCACGCATCTTCCGACCGCGATCGACTACCAGGTGGCGCTGCAGCCGCCGAGCCTCGCGCATCCCTTCGGCACGGACGAGTCCGGCCGCGACCTCTACACCCGCGTGATCTGGGGCGCCCGCGACTCGCTGACCATCGGCCTCGGAGCTGCGGCCGTCAGTGTGGGTCTCGCACTCGTGCTCGGCACGCTCGCCGCCCTCGGGGTGAAGCCGGTGGCGGTCGTGATCGACCGGTTCGTGGAGATCCTCTTCGCATTCCCGGCCCTCCTGCTCGCCCTGCTGCTGATCGCGATCGCCGGCCCGAGCGCCGCGACGCAGGTCTTCGCGGTGGGCATCGGAACCGCCCCCGGGTACGCGCGGATGATCCGCGGGCAGATCCTCGGAGCGCGCAACTCCGGGTATGTCGAGGCGGCGACCGCGCTCGGGCATTCGCGCTGGCGCATCCTGCGCGCGCACATCCTTCCGAACGCCTTGCGGCCCCTGGTGGCGGTGTTCGCCCTGTCGATCGGGCAGTCGATCGTGTGGGCGTCGAGCCTCTCGTTCCTGGGTCTCGGCGTCGCGCCGCCCGCCTCGGAATGGGGTGCCCTGCTGGATGCGGGGCGCCAGTACCTGACGACGGCGTGGTGGCTCGTCGTCATCCCCGGACTCGTGATCGTCGCCGTGGCGCTCGCCGCGACGACCATCGGACGGCACATCCAGGCGCGCCTGGAGAAGGGAGAGCGGTCGTGA
- a CDS encoding MarR family winged helix-turn-helix transcriptional regulator, translating to MSTGQPDVTPQQIAVDLRAVLARLLRKLREATSDAITPSQASALSRLSKGGVSTVSALAMAERVRPQSMAAIVEALEALGFVTRSQDPNDGRRQIVDLTEAGWAQVAGQKEAGLAWLDQALSEQASKAELITLAAATAILERILD from the coding sequence ATGAGCACAGGTCAACCGGATGTGACACCGCAGCAGATCGCCGTCGACCTCCGGGCGGTGCTCGCCCGGCTTCTTCGCAAGCTGCGCGAGGCCACATCCGACGCCATCACGCCCTCGCAGGCGTCGGCACTGTCACGGCTGAGCAAGGGCGGCGTGTCGACGGTGAGCGCGCTGGCGATGGCCGAGCGGGTGCGCCCGCAGTCGATGGCGGCGATCGTGGAGGCGCTGGAGGCGCTGGGGTTCGTCACCCGCAGCCAGGACCCGAACGACGGTCGCCGGCAGATCGTCGACCTGACCGAGGCGGGATGGGCGCAGGTCGCCGGCCAGAAGGAGGCGGGCCTGGCCTGGCTCGACCAGGCGCTGTCCGAGCAGGCGTCCAAGGCAGAGCTGATCACCCTCGCGGCGGCGACCGCCATCCTCGAACGGATCCTCGACTGA
- a CDS encoding ABC transporter permease, translated as MTPTSSSELTTATATGPIAQNAIRPRRGRAVAITLLRKIGAAVVVLWGAATVAFFAQLALPGDRATTILNIRAGQAQARTPEELAQINQQYGLTKPVIVQYLDYLRGLVSGDFGTSYQQYRPVTAVIGEQLGSTLTLSLTAIAFAWLIMVVWVTLTAGRGPRLAAFGSTVDVVTAGLPAYWLGIILLLVFGLGLHWFPIISGSSPAGIVLPALTLAIPLAGFMAQSVRTEFERSLDQPFVLSARMRGMGEWGIRLRHVLRHAVIPAVTLSGWALGATLSGAVIVESIFSRPGIGSVLVSAVNAQDLPVVTGIVTLVAVVYVAANLIVDVVYTVIDPRLELT; from the coding sequence ATGACGCCTACTTCGTCAAGTGAGCTGACCACCGCTACCGCGACGGGGCCGATCGCGCAGAACGCGATCCGGCCCCGCCGGGGTCGCGCGGTCGCGATCACGCTGCTGCGTAAGATCGGCGCCGCCGTCGTGGTGCTGTGGGGTGCGGCCACCGTCGCGTTCTTCGCCCAGCTGGCGCTGCCCGGCGACCGCGCGACGACCATCCTCAACATCCGGGCCGGTCAGGCGCAGGCGCGCACCCCGGAGGAGCTGGCGCAGATCAACCAGCAGTACGGGCTGACCAAGCCGGTGATCGTGCAGTACCTCGACTACCTCCGCGGGCTGGTGTCCGGCGACTTCGGCACCTCGTACCAGCAGTACCGGCCGGTCACCGCGGTGATCGGCGAGCAGCTCGGCAGCACGCTGACCCTCTCGTTGACGGCCATCGCGTTCGCGTGGCTGATCATGGTCGTCTGGGTGACACTGACGGCAGGTCGCGGCCCGCGGCTGGCGGCCTTCGGGTCGACGGTGGATGTGGTGACCGCCGGGCTCCCCGCCTACTGGCTCGGCATCATCCTGCTCCTGGTCTTCGGCCTCGGGCTGCACTGGTTCCCGATCATCAGCGGATCCTCGCCCGCCGGGATCGTGCTCCCGGCGCTGACGCTGGCCATCCCGCTCGCCGGGTTCATGGCGCAGAGCGTGCGCACCGAGTTCGAGCGGTCGCTCGATCAGCCGTTCGTGCTGTCGGCGCGGATGCGCGGGATGGGCGAGTGGGGCATCCGGCTGCGGCACGTGCTCCGGCACGCGGTCATCCCGGCCGTGACGCTCTCCGGCTGGGCGCTGGGGGCGACCCTCTCCGGTGCCGTGATCGTGGAGTCGATCTTCTCGCGTCCGGGCATCGGCTCGGTGCTGGTCAGCGCGGTCAACGCGCAGGACCTCCCGGTGGTCACCGGCATCGTCACCCTGGTGGCCGTCGTGTATGTGGCCGCGAACCTCATCGTGGACGTCGTCTACACCGTCATCGACCCCCGCCTGGAGCTGACATGA
- a CDS encoding DNA polymerase domain-containing protein has translation MSPSKKSETFLEVEGQEVRISSPDKVVFPEPGLTKLDLAQYYVAVAEGALRGAGGRPMVLKRFVKGLTQEPFFQKRVPEGHPDYIDTATLHYASGTSAEEAVVRDAAGLAWVSNLGCLDLNPHAVRAEDLDHPDELRVDLDPMPGVDWSQIVDVAFVAREVLDDHGLVGWPKTSGSRGLHILVRIAPEWGFADVRLAAETLAREVENRAPGLATARWWKEERGESVFVDFNQNAKDRTVASAYSIRPLPDARVSTPLDWDEVRDRRPEEFTVRTVLDRFAERGDPHEGIDDAVGSLDALLALAKKLGPAEKPPRSGDGAGRRVSQMPLIEVARTKTRPEAVDALEQWKAAHPDVAAKLHPADELVDGMRGSSSLWYRVRVNLQHVPEPDRPEQEPLIADYDPWAGRQWPGRE, from the coding sequence ATGAGCCCGTCGAAGAAGTCCGAGACGTTCCTCGAGGTGGAGGGGCAGGAGGTGCGCATCTCGAGCCCCGACAAGGTCGTCTTCCCCGAGCCCGGCCTGACGAAGCTCGACCTCGCGCAGTATTACGTCGCGGTCGCGGAGGGCGCGCTGCGCGGTGCCGGCGGCCGCCCGATGGTGCTGAAGCGCTTCGTGAAGGGGCTGACGCAGGAGCCGTTCTTCCAGAAGCGGGTGCCGGAGGGGCACCCCGACTACATCGACACGGCGACGCTGCACTACGCCAGCGGCACGTCGGCGGAGGAGGCGGTGGTCCGGGATGCGGCCGGGCTCGCATGGGTGTCGAACCTCGGCTGCCTCGACCTCAACCCGCATGCCGTCCGGGCCGAAGACCTCGACCATCCCGACGAGCTCCGCGTCGACCTCGATCCGATGCCAGGTGTCGACTGGTCGCAGATCGTGGACGTCGCCTTCGTCGCCCGGGAGGTGCTCGACGATCACGGGCTGGTCGGCTGGCCGAAGACGAGCGGGTCGCGCGGCCTGCACATCCTGGTCCGCATCGCGCCCGAGTGGGGGTTCGCCGACGTGCGGCTCGCGGCGGAGACGCTGGCCCGCGAGGTCGAGAACCGCGCGCCGGGGCTCGCGACGGCCCGGTGGTGGAAGGAGGAGCGCGGCGAGAGCGTCTTCGTCGACTTCAACCAGAACGCGAAAGACCGCACAGTGGCATCGGCCTACTCCATCCGGCCGCTGCCCGACGCCCGCGTCTCGACCCCGCTCGACTGGGACGAGGTGCGCGATCGGCGACCGGAGGAGTTCACCGTCCGGACGGTGCTCGACCGATTCGCGGAGCGCGGCGACCCGCACGAGGGCATCGACGACGCGGTCGGTTCGCTGGACGCCCTGCTCGCCCTCGCGAAGAAGCTGGGGCCGGCCGAGAAACCACCCCGCAGCGGGGACGGCGCCGGCCGCCGCGTCTCGCAGATGCCTCTCATCGAGGTCGCCCGCACGAAGACGAGGCCAGAGGCGGTGGATGCGCTCGAACAGTGGAAGGCCGCCCACCCGGACGTCGCGGCGAAGCTGCACCCGGCGGACGAACTGGTCGACGGGATGCGCGGCTCCAGCTCGCTCTGGTACCGCGTCCGGGTGAACCTGCAGCATGTTCCCGAGCCCGATCGCCCGGAGCAGGAGCCGCTGATCGCCGACTACGACCCGTGGGCCGGCCGGCAGTGGCCCGGCCGGGAGTAG
- a CDS encoding MFS transporter, protein MALKPPPPHRFDRRLLAPMMLGAVLNPINTAIIAVALAPIGIALGAPASETVWLVSALYLATAIGQPLVGRLVDIYGVKRLFIAGGALVAVAGAIGLLIPASHDSVWWLVVARVVLGLGTCAGYPAAMHMIRAEGQRTGVASPAVILTVLSVTTQTVAVIGPTLGGLLIGAWGWRATFAVNLPLGVASVILGWILLPRTTGLEPPRDQRPRIDGLGILFFAVTMLALLVFLQNISVATLWMVAVALVAGSGLVWWELRVDAPFIDLRVLGGNGPLLLTYTRSLLTATISYTFVYGFTQWLEEGRTLSPTAAGLVLLPVFAAGIGVALAFGRRPEVLWKLLIGSIAQLAAGVLVLFMGGTTPIWFLVVTMLVLGIPQGLNNLAIQNTLYHQAEPERIASSAGLLRTFFYLGAIVASVVYGNVYGAHATTGGLHVLGWVVIGIAVVFLLITVLDRSLRAIGHEGAGGGDAGGADAGGSPSTGEPSARTMRA, encoded by the coding sequence ATGGCGCTCAAGCCACCGCCGCCCCACCGCTTCGATCGGCGCCTGCTCGCGCCGATGATGCTGGGGGCGGTCCTCAACCCCATCAACACCGCCATCATCGCGGTGGCGCTCGCCCCCATCGGGATCGCGCTCGGGGCGCCGGCGTCCGAGACCGTGTGGCTGGTGTCCGCCCTCTACCTCGCCACGGCCATCGGCCAGCCTCTGGTCGGCCGCCTGGTCGACATCTACGGGGTGAAGCGCCTCTTCATCGCGGGCGGCGCGCTGGTTGCGGTGGCGGGCGCGATCGGCCTCCTCATCCCGGCGTCCCACGACAGCGTCTGGTGGCTGGTCGTCGCGCGGGTCGTGCTGGGGCTGGGCACGTGTGCGGGCTATCCGGCGGCGATGCACATGATCCGCGCGGAGGGGCAGCGCACCGGCGTCGCGTCGCCCGCCGTCATCCTCACGGTCCTCTCGGTGACGACGCAGACGGTCGCGGTCATCGGCCCGACCCTCGGCGGTCTGCTCATCGGAGCGTGGGGATGGCGCGCCACGTTCGCCGTGAACCTCCCGCTCGGCGTCGCCAGTGTCATCCTGGGCTGGATCCTCCTCCCGCGTACGACGGGCCTGGAGCCCCCGCGCGACCAGCGCCCCCGCATCGACGGCCTCGGCATCCTCTTCTTCGCGGTGACGATGCTCGCCCTGCTGGTCTTCCTGCAGAACATCTCGGTGGCGACGCTGTGGATGGTCGCCGTGGCGCTCGTCGCGGGCTCCGGCCTGGTCTGGTGGGAGCTCCGGGTGGATGCGCCCTTCATCGATCTGCGCGTGCTCGGCGGCAACGGGCCGCTGCTGCTGACGTACACGCGCTCGCTGCTCACCGCCACGATCTCCTACACGTTCGTCTACGGGTTCACGCAGTGGCTGGAGGAGGGCCGGACGCTCAGCCCGACCGCGGCCGGCCTCGTGCTGCTGCCCGTGTTCGCCGCGGGAATCGGGGTCGCGCTGGCCTTCGGCCGTCGTCCTGAGGTGCTCTGGAAGCTCCTGATCGGCTCGATCGCGCAGCTCGCCGCCGGCGTCCTCGTGCTGTTCATGGGCGGGACGACACCGATCTGGTTCCTCGTCGTCACGATGCTCGTGCTCGGCATCCCGCAGGGACTCAACAATCTCGCGATCCAGAACACGCTGTACCACCAGGCCGAGCCGGAGCGGATCGCGTCCTCGGCCGGGCTGTTGCGCACCTTCTTCTACCTGGGCGCCATCGTCGCGTCCGTCGTCTACGGCAACGTCTACGGAGCCCACGCCACCACCGGTGGCCTGCACGTGCTCGGCTGGGTCGTCATCGGCATCGCGGTGGTCTTCCTGCTGATCACCGTGCTCGACCGCAGCCTGCGGGCGATCGGCCACGAGGGCGCGGGCGGCGGGGATGCAGGCGGCGCGGATGCAGGCGGCAGCCCCTCCACCGGCGAACCGTCCGCTCGTACGATGAGGGCGTGA
- a CDS encoding dipeptide ABC transporter ATP-binding protein yields the protein MSISTETTETDAIVEELDWPATRLRVRNLRTAFRVDGALRPVVHGVSFDLRPGECVAIVGESGSGKSVTARSLVGLAGRSAVVEADELTIHHEDVRGFGPREWKRIRGRDIGFVLQDALVSLDPLRPVGREIDEALRLHGWGGRRARRERVLDLLTRVGVPFPAVRAKQRPDQLSGGLRQRALIASAIALDPDIVIADEPTTALDVTVQAQVLDQLELMKERGASVILISHDLSVVARLADHILVMRGGDVLEQGPAGQVLGAPAHEYTRALIAAVPGEATRGHALTPGAAAVPTKPPAGAVVLEATDLVKRFHTSDGTVTTAVDRVSFSLRAGETLGIVGESGSGKSTTARLALGLEALDGGTVRLLGQPWAPLAESRRRGLRSRIAVVYQDPLSSFDPRWNVERILVDALRSERFASAEERRARVLELLEQVGLPANVLPRFPLKLSGGQRQRVAIARALAPRPDVIVLDEAVSALDVTIQAQILDLLAELQRESGVAYLFISHDLGVISHLSDRVLVMKDGVVVEEGSPDDVFERPAHPYTRALIAAIPEFDPAARAATTPESETAA from the coding sequence GTGAGCATCAGTACGGAGACCACCGAGACCGACGCCATCGTCGAGGAGCTGGACTGGCCGGCGACCCGGCTGCGGGTGCGCAACCTCCGCACCGCGTTCCGGGTCGACGGCGCGCTGCGTCCGGTCGTCCACGGCGTGAGCTTCGACCTGCGGCCCGGGGAGTGCGTCGCCATCGTCGGCGAGTCCGGCTCGGGCAAGTCGGTCACGGCCCGCTCGCTGGTCGGCCTCGCGGGCCGCTCGGCGGTGGTCGAGGCGGACGAGCTGACCATCCACCACGAGGACGTCCGCGGGTTCGGCCCGCGCGAGTGGAAGCGCATCCGCGGCCGCGACATCGGCTTCGTGCTGCAGGATGCGCTGGTGTCGCTGGACCCGCTGCGCCCGGTCGGACGGGAGATCGACGAGGCGCTCCGCCTGCACGGCTGGGGCGGGCGCCGGGCGCGCCGGGAGCGCGTGCTCGACCTGCTGACGCGCGTGGGCGTGCCGTTCCCGGCCGTCCGAGCGAAGCAGCGGCCCGACCAGCTCTCCGGCGGCCTGCGGCAGCGCGCTCTGATCGCTTCCGCCATCGCCCTCGATCCGGACATCGTGATCGCCGACGAGCCCACCACCGCGCTCGACGTGACCGTGCAGGCGCAGGTGCTCGACCAGCTCGAACTGATGAAGGAGCGCGGCGCCTCCGTGATCCTGATCAGTCACGACCTCTCGGTGGTCGCGCGGCTCGCCGACCACATCCTCGTGATGCGGGGCGGCGACGTGCTGGAGCAGGGTCCGGCCGGTCAGGTGCTCGGAGCGCCGGCGCACGAGTACACGCGCGCTCTGATCGCCGCGGTTCCGGGCGAGGCGACCCGCGGGCACGCCCTCACCCCGGGTGCTGCCGCGGTGCCGACCAAGCCGCCGGCGGGCGCCGTCGTGCTGGAGGCGACCGATCTGGTGAAGCGCTTCCACACCTCCGACGGCACGGTCACCACGGCCGTCGACCGCGTCTCCTTCTCGCTGCGCGCCGGCGAGACGCTCGGCATCGTCGGCGAGTCCGGTTCGGGCAAGAGCACCACCGCGCGTCTGGCCCTCGGACTGGAGGCCCTCGACGGCGGCACCGTTCGGTTGCTCGGACAGCCCTGGGCGCCGCTCGCCGAGAGCCGGCGGCGGGGGCTCCGGAGCCGGATCGCCGTCGTGTACCAGGATCCGCTGAGCTCGTTCGATCCGCGCTGGAACGTCGAGCGCATCCTGGTCGACGCGTTGCGCTCCGAGCGGTTCGCGTCGGCGGAGGAGCGGCGCGCGCGGGTGCTCGAACTGCTGGAGCAGGTCGGCCTTCCCGCGAACGTCCTCCCGCGGTTCCCGCTGAAGCTCTCGGGCGGCCAGCGGCAGCGCGTCGCCATCGCCCGGGCGCTCGCACCGCGCCCGGACGTGATCGTGCTGGATGAGGCCGTCTCGGCGCTCGACGTCACCATCCAGGCCCAGATCCTCGACCTCCTCGCCGAGCTGCAGCGCGAGTCGGGCGTCGCCTATCTCTTCATCTCGCACGACCTGGGGGTCATCAGTCACCTCAGCGATCGCGTCCTCGTCATGAAGGACGGGGTGGTGGTGGAGGAGGGCTCGCCGGATGATGTCTTCGAACGGCCCGCGCACCCGTACACTCGTGCCCTGATCGCCGCCATCCCGGAGTTCGATCCGGCCGCGCGAGCCGCCACCACCCCTGAAAGCGAGACCGCCGCATGA